Within Paenibacillus albicereus, the genomic segment TTTGGAAGCCGGTCGCGCCGTCCACGTCGGCCGCCTCGTACATATCCTTCGGAATCGCCGTCAGGATGCCGAGAATGAGCACCATCGTGACCGGGATGCCGATCCACATGTTGACGATGATGACCGTCACCTTGGCCCAGAACGGATCGGTCAGCCACGGCAGCTTGCCGAGGCCGAAGTAGCCGAGGTACTGGTTGATCGGTCCGAATTGGCCGTTGAACAGGTTGCGCATGGCGAGCAGCGAGATGAGCTGCGGAATCGCATAGGGCAGGATGAAGATCGTGCGCCACATCTTCTTGAAGCGCACGCCCTTGGACTCGATCAGCAGCGCCACGAGGATGCCGCCGAAGTATGTCGTGACCGTCGCGATGACGGCCCAGATGATCGTCCAGGTGAAGACGCCGACGAACGTGCCGCTCCACGTCTTGAGCGTGAGCAGGTTGGCGAACGTGCCGAAGCCGACCCAGTCGACGAGCGACTTCGGCGGAATGTGGTTCGGCGAGGCGTAGTTCGTGAACGCCAGCATGATCATGAACACGATCGGCATGATCGTCAGGAACAGCACTCCCGCCGCCGGGATCGACAGCATGAGATGCGGGAACTTCTTATCCGTTACATAAGCGAACGTCTCCTTGAACGAAGCCGGCTTCTTTCCCGCGTCGCGGGCAGCTCCGGTCCGGTAGGCGTCGCGGATATTCATGATGTAGATAGCGAGGAAAATGGCGAACAGAAACAGCGTAATCAGTCCGCTGATGAGCAGGTAGATCGAGTGGTCCCCTTCGACGCGGACCGTGACTTTCCCGACTTTCTCGAAACCTTGGGTCTTTTCTCCGAGCGTATAGACGCCCCAGATGGCCTTGCCCAGATTCGGCAAAAACGTGAATATAGCCAGCGCTTCAACGGCTGCGATAAGCAAGCCTTTGAGGTATTGGCGGTTGTACAGCTGTCCTAGGCCCATGAAGAGCGTGGACAGCACGGCTGCGAGGCTACGATGGCGCATCCTGCCGGCTCCCTCCCTTGTCTATCTGTAACTCCATCCCAATGAACAGGGCCCGCCGGCAGCTTTCGCTGTCCGGCGGGCTTGCTTGCTCATGCGGTCCGCTCGCTTACTTCGGAGCGGCTCCGTTGTTGGCGTCCTTGATCTGCTGAACGGCGTTGTCGAGAGCCGTTTTCGCATCCTTGCCTTCGTTCCACACGTCGGACAGAGCGGCGCCGACCGGGCTCCAGACGTTGCCCATTTCCGGAATGGACGGCATCGGCGTCGACTGGTTGAACTGCTCCAGGAAGCCTTTGACGATCTCGTTGCTCTGTACGGAAGGATCGTTTGCCGCATCCTTGTTGGCCGGCAGCGCGCCCGTCATCTCGAAGTTCTTGAGCTGGGCTTCCTTCGTGGACGTGAAGTTCGCGAACAGGCGAGCCGCGTTCGGGTACTTCGAGAAGGAGTTGACGTACCAGGCCTTGATGCCGGAGAAGGAAGAGGCCGGCTTGCCGTTGATCGACGGCAGCGGAGCGACGCCGAAGTCGATGCCCGCGTTGCGGTACTCGGCCGTCGTCCATGGACCGTTGATGTCCATCGCCAGCGTGCCGTTCATGAACAGGCCTTTCTTGATGTCATACGTGATGTCGCCGGAGTTCAGCGGCAGCAGCTTGCTCTTCAGCGAGCCGTAGTAGGTCATGCCTTCGACCGCGCCTTCGTTGTTCAGGCCGATGTCGTCCTTGTTCTGGCCGTTGTCGCCGTAGATGTAGCCGCCGGTGGACAGGAACGGATAGTTGAAGTACAGGTTGCCGACTTCCCACATGAGGGCGTATTTGTTCGCCTTCGGATCGTTGTAGGTCTTGGCGAACGCTTCGATCTCCTCGAACGTCTTCGGAGGCGTCGGCATGAGCTTCTTGTTGTAGAACAGCGCGTACGTCTCGACCGAGCGCGGGTAGCCGTACAGCATGCCGTCGTACGTCACGGCGTTCAGCGCGATTTCGGAGCTGGCCGCTTTGGTCTCTTCCTCGAAGTAGTCGTTCGGCAGCACGAGGCCGGCGGATACCGCCTTGCCGAGGTTGTCATGCGGGAACAGCACGACGTCGGCGCCGAGGCCGGCCGGACCGTCGTTGATCAGCTTGTTGACCTGGTCGCCTGCGCCCAGCTCCTCGAACTTCACTTCGACGCCGTATTTCTCGGTGAACTCCTTGGCGATCGCCTCGACGAACGGACGCTCCTCCTTGCTCTCCCACACGAGCAGGGACGCGCCTTCCTCCGGCT encodes:
- a CDS encoding carbohydrate ABC transporter permease, with amino-acid sequence MRHRSLAAVLSTLFMGLGQLYNRQYLKGLLIAAVEALAIFTFLPNLGKAIWGVYTLGEKTQGFEKVGKVTVRVEGDHSIYLLISGLITLFLFAIFLAIYIMNIRDAYRTGAARDAGKKPASFKETFAYVTDKKFPHLMLSIPAAGVLFLTIMPIVFMIMLAFTNYASPNHIPPKSLVDWVGFGTFANLLTLKTWSGTFVGVFTWTIIWAVIATVTTYFGGILVALLIESKGVRFKKMWRTIFILPYAIPQLISLLAMRNLFNGQFGPINQYLGYFGLGKLPWLTDPFWAKVTVIIVNMWIGIPVTMVLILGILTAIPKDMYEAADVDGATGFQKFRIITMPFILFSTAPILITAFAGNINNFNVIFLLTNGDPVNGNYQYAGSTDLLVTWLYKLTLNNSQFNMASAIGIIIFLIVASFSIWNYRRTRSFKEEDMIQ
- a CDS encoding sugar ABC transporter substrate-binding protein; its protein translation is MKKTYVWTMVAAMALVSACGNNGGNGGNSAEPAASTAPSPAANADAGGAAAEELQPEEGASLLVWESKEERPFVEAIAKEFTEKYGVEVKFEELGAGDQVNKLINDGPAGLGADVVLFPHDNLGKAVSAGLVLPNDYFEEETKAASSEIALNAVTYDGMLYGYPRSVETYALFYNKKLMPTPPKTFEEIEAFAKTYNDPKANKYALMWEVGNLYFNYPFLSTGGYIYGDNGQNKDDIGLNNEGAVEGMTYYGSLKSKLLPLNSGDITYDIKKGLFMNGTLAMDINGPWTTAEYRNAGIDFGVAPLPSINGKPASSFSGIKAWYVNSFSKYPNAARLFANFTSTKEAQLKNFEMTGALPANKDAANDPSVQSNEIVKGFLEQFNQSTPMPSIPEMGNVWSPVGAALSDVWNEGKDAKTALDNAVQQIKDANNGAAPK